A single window of Metallosphaera hakonensis JCM 8857 = DSM 7519 DNA harbors:
- a CDS encoding MFS transporter, which produces MDRDVFLLLASRVTRSVSAGLLAVVVGLYYVHGLHLSLLQVGVLFGVGAFITPLLTLILGFYSDKYGRKKILLLTLAFLPISVLILLLTSNFLLLILSSALGGFGIAGGLVGGGVGASVAPMQTALLTEKVSPEKRTKVFSLFTTISSYAGAGGALLSYIPNYRELFIIALLISALSAVAIIPIRETFKPKKRNENVASSQDNDTIKKFTLTGILNGVSQGLIVPFIPIIFSEVYGLSQGFIGDLVALGGVISATLMLATPGLTERLGFVRLIIITRTISAILVLIFPFLGVWYLASIDYVIFTPLRVVSLPAQQALMMNLVGEGRRATATGANQAGRLLPAAVSTSLSGYLMHAISFVIPFEAAFAATLINSFLYFKFFRRVDKGLGLHEFS; this is translated from the coding sequence ATGGATAGGGATGTTTTCTTACTTTTGGCTTCTAGGGTAACGAGGAGCGTGTCCGCAGGTCTACTGGCAGTGGTCGTAGGCTTATATTACGTTCACGGTCTGCATCTATCCCTCCTACAGGTGGGAGTGCTCTTCGGAGTTGGTGCGTTCATTACTCCACTCTTGACCTTGATCCTGGGATTCTACTCCGACAAATACGGCAGAAAGAAGATCCTTCTTCTAACCTTAGCCTTTCTACCCATATCAGTCTTGATTCTCCTGCTCACCTCCAATTTCCTTCTCTTGATCCTATCGTCTGCCTTGGGAGGTTTCGGAATAGCGGGAGGGCTCGTGGGAGGAGGAGTGGGAGCAAGCGTAGCGCCCATGCAGACGGCCTTGCTCACAGAGAAGGTCAGCCCAGAGAAGAGGACTAAGGTGTTCTCCCTCTTCACGACAATTTCAAGTTACGCGGGAGCCGGTGGGGCTCTGCTCTCCTATATCCCGAACTACAGGGAGCTTTTCATCATTGCCCTCCTGATCTCAGCTTTGTCTGCCGTGGCGATCATCCCTATCCGGGAGACCTTTAAGCCAAAGAAGAGAAATGAAAATGTTGCGTCATCTCAGGACAACGACACCATAAAGAAATTTACCTTGACGGGTATCCTCAACGGCGTCTCCCAAGGGCTAATAGTCCCCTTCATCCCCATCATATTCAGCGAAGTCTACGGTCTCTCTCAAGGCTTCATAGGGGATCTCGTGGCGTTGGGTGGAGTGATCTCCGCCACCCTCATGTTAGCAACTCCCGGTCTGACCGAGAGGTTGGGCTTCGTGAGACTTATCATAATCACCAGAACCATATCGGCCATCTTGGTACTGATATTCCCGTTTCTAGGCGTGTGGTACTTAGCGTCAATTGATTACGTGATCTTCACTCCATTGAGGGTAGTCTCATTACCTGCACAACAAGCCTTAATGATGAACCTAGTTGGGGAAGGAAGGAGGGCAACGGCGACTGGTGCCAACCAGGCCGGGAGACTGTTACCGGCCGCAGTCTCTACGTCCTTGTCGGGATATCTCATGCACGCGATCTCCTTTGTTATTCCCTTTGAGGCTGCATTCGCAGCCACCCTTATCAATTCCTTTCTTTACTTCAAGTTCTTTAGGAGGGTGGATAAGGGGTTAGGGCTTCACGAGTTTTCATGA
- a CDS encoding AAA family ATPase — MKVKIENFGPIHDGEFELGDITVIIGPNASGKSFISLLLYSVLGTRILTNLKDLEGIKRISNEINLSSYLTVIDDILSRHIKKRLEKTFGVQYKDLISFQSKESKISLSSSRGSIDITMGDEFKVITKLNKDINIFINYIEEKEIPFGSITTKVDIGKLDSDDTIKIEIYYGSNAPEILKSNLNKLLENERKRALITIIINVYLDLLFGKYRPVTILPTERNLAISNFIGYLSTYISLEKLSKNIDKPIVRIFIRNLLNSMRIFKNKKFSINMSNLNLQYKVVEPFVLEIYENDKRILIPLLSSGYSQIIPIDIVAKLGRFIIIEEPELNLHAGAQIDMANYLSNMAQGNKKLFLTTHSDLFTIQMTINHVKRNDKNKTLKIYLLNNGKIEEIKYTDKGDVEEIPTISEVIRNQVKEIYGE; from the coding sequence ATGAAAGTTAAAATTGAGAATTTCGGCCCCATACATGATGGAGAATTTGAGTTAGGGGATATAACTGTAATCATAGGCCCTAACGCGTCCGGGAAATCTTTCATTTCTCTTCTTCTTTATTCTGTCTTAGGAACTAGGATTTTGACAAATCTAAAGGACTTAGAAGGCATAAAACGAATTAGTAATGAGATTAATTTAAGTTCCTATTTAACTGTCATAGATGACATTTTATCCAGACACATAAAAAAGAGATTAGAAAAAACCTTTGGAGTCCAATATAAGGATCTCATTTCATTTCAGAGCAAGGAATCTAAGATAAGCCTTAGTAGTTCAAGAGGGAGTATAGATATAACTATGGGTGATGAATTTAAAGTTATTACAAAATTAAACAAGGATATTAATATATTCATTAATTATATTGAAGAAAAGGAAATTCCCTTTGGATCTATAACAACTAAGGTTGATATAGGTAAGTTGGATAGTGATGATACAATAAAGATAGAAATATACTACGGTTCCAACGCTCCAGAAATTTTAAAGAGTAACCTCAACAAATTACTTGAGAATGAAAGGAAAAGAGCACTAATAACCATAATAATCAACGTTTATTTGGATTTACTTTTTGGAAAATATAGACCTGTAACCATTCTTCCAACTGAAAGGAATTTAGCTATTTCAAATTTTATAGGGTATTTGAGTACCTACATATCCCTAGAAAAACTATCAAAGAATATCGATAAACCTATAGTTAGAATTTTCATTAGAAATTTGTTGAATTCCATGAGAATATTTAAAAATAAAAAATTTAGTATAAACATGAGTAACCTAAATCTCCAATATAAGGTAGTAGAGCCTTTCGTCCTGGAGATATACGAGAACGATAAGAGAATACTTATACCACTCCTATCTTCCGGATATTCTCAGATAATACCCATTGACATTGTAGCTAAACTAGGAAGATTTATAATAATAGAGGAACCGGAACTCAATTTACATGCTGGTGCGCAGATAGATATGGCGAACTATTTATCCAACATGGCGCAGGGAAATAAGAAACTCTTCTTAACCACTCACAGCGACTTATTTACGATCCAAATGACCATAAATCATGTAAAGAGAAATGATAAAAATAAAACTTTGAAGATATATCTATTGAATAACGGCAAGATCGAGGAAATAAAATATACCGATAAGGGGGACGTAGAGGAGATTCCCACGATTAGTGAGGTCATAAGAAATCAAGTGAAAGAGATCTACGGTGAATGA
- a CDS encoding RNA-guided endonuclease InsQ/TnpB family protein, with amino-acid sequence MPDVGFRFRAYTNSQTLRALKAQLRMACELYNTLRWADSYFYARDGKGLNQTQLRQLALDLRKQDGEYKQMHSQVAQNVADRFYEARERFFKGLSRFPKERKPHRWYSFVYPQSGWKVLSAKIIRKNSREAREGHPKKLMKLSLSHLGVFKVLVHRDFPLDKVKRVIVKLMPSGRIYISFVVDYEFPKLPQVNKVTALDVGVKTLIMTSHGEYFPNLKPYEKALWKVRHLHRILSRKKFLSKNWFKAKVKLAKAYEHLKNLRKDLYMRLGKHFARNYDVLVMEDINVKKLVGNSLRRMRMRLHDVAFHELKMILKYQMEKHGKSIALVDPAYTSKTCAKCGYVKEDLTLLDRVFSCPRCGWITDRDYNASLNILRRSGSVRPLGPVEFRPLPVLRYWQGGARKQEAQSVRAG; translated from the coding sequence ATGCCTGACGTAGGATTCAGGTTTCGAGCCTACACAAATTCGCAAACGTTGAGGGCGTTAAAGGCCCAGTTAAGGATGGCGTGTGAGCTGTATAACACCCTGCGTTGGGCAGACTCCTATTTCTATGCAAGAGATGGAAAAGGTCTGAATCAAACCCAGTTGAGACAACTAGCCCTAGACCTGAGGAAGCAGGACGGGGAGTATAAACAAATGCACTCTCAGGTGGCGCAGAACGTTGCAGATCGCTTCTACGAGGCTAGGGAGAGGTTCTTCAAGGGACTATCCAGGTTCCCCAAGGAGAGGAAGCCCCACAGGTGGTACTCGTTTGTGTACCCGCAGAGCGGATGGAAGGTGCTGAGCGCGAAGATAATCAGGAAGAATAGCAGGGAGGCGAGGGAGGGCCACCCCAAGAAGTTGATGAAGCTGAGCCTCTCCCACCTTGGGGTGTTCAAGGTTCTGGTGCATAGGGACTTCCCCCTTGATAAGGTAAAGAGAGTGATCGTGAAGTTGATGCCTTCGGGGAGGATCTACATCTCCTTCGTGGTCGATTACGAGTTCCCCAAGCTACCTCAGGTCAACAAGGTAACTGCACTTGATGTTGGTGTCAAGACCCTCATCATGACGTCCCATGGGGAGTACTTCCCCAACCTGAAGCCTTACGAGAAGGCCTTGTGGAAGGTGAGGCACCTACACCGAATCCTGTCCAGGAAGAAGTTCCTCTCCAAGAACTGGTTCAAAGCAAAGGTCAAGTTAGCCAAGGCCTACGAGCACCTCAAGAACCTGAGGAAAGACCTCTACATGAGGTTAGGTAAACACTTTGCAAGGAACTACGACGTCCTCGTTATGGAGGACATAAACGTCAAGAAGCTCGTGGGCAACTCCCTCCGAAGGATGAGGATGAGACTCCATGACGTCGCCTTCCACGAGCTCAAGATGATCTTGAAGTATCAGATGGAGAAGCACGGTAAATCCATCGCCCTTGTGGATCCGGCGTACACGTCTAAAACCTGCGCCAAATGCGGTTACGTGAAGGAAGACCTAACCCTCCTCGATCGAGTGTTCTCCTGTCCACGATGCGGATGGATCACAGACCGTGATTACAACGCCTCCCTGAACATCTTACGTAGATCGGGGTCGGTGCGACCCTTAGGGCCTGTGGAGTTCCGCCCTCTACCGGTACTTCGGTACTGGCAAGGTGGAGCTAGGAAGCAGGAAGCCCAGTCCGTAAGGGCGGGGTGA
- a CDS encoding DUF3800 domain-containing protein gives MGTKPDFYISIDEAGNPNDGKPFVISAVLIEDLDSFLKAYDISLMEAKMLMERSIKYFKWSEDSPKPFKLGKNVKGIFVDKVLSSLRGISIIVDNKGEKMSEYSTFLYGKIPGLKLREYVRGRKIFMYYDRSPILRGADRELIRINFPKWTLATIVGIDFTGHDRSKLIHPADYVSGIVREFITKDEFKREYRQFLQTY, from the coding sequence ATGGGGACAAAGCCCGACTTTTATATTTCAATTGATGAGGCTGGTAATCCCAATGATGGGAAGCCGTTTGTGATATCAGCAGTCTTGATAGAAGACCTAGACAGCTTCCTCAAAGCGTACGACATTTCACTCATGGAAGCTAAGATGCTCATGGAAAGGAGTATAAAATATTTCAAGTGGTCTGAGGACTCTCCAAAGCCGTTTAAGTTGGGAAAGAATGTTAAGGGAATATTCGTGGACAAAGTACTATCAAGTTTGAGAGGAATCTCCATTATAGTAGACAACAAAGGAGAAAAAATGAGTGAATACTCCACGTTTCTTTACGGGAAAATACCGGGATTGAAGTTGAGGGAATACGTTAGAGGGAGAAAGATATTCATGTACTATGATAGATCTCCAATTTTGAGAGGTGCGGATAGAGAACTTATTCGAATCAACTTTCCTAAGTGGACTCTGGCCACGATCGTTGGAATTGACTTTACAGGCCACGATAGGAGCAAACTCATTCATCCTGCAGACTACGTGTCTGGAATAGTTAGGGAGTTTATTACAAAAGATGAATTTAAACGAGAATATAGACAATTCTTACAAACTTATTAG
- a CDS encoding thermopsin, which yields MKNSIVVVIFILIVISIIQPSQAWSNVSVEHYNVTNYVASIPRENVSLANKYNANGVNIYGSYSSEPAPMGIADYGISPNGPFERTTTRWLGEVLVNSLQAESTFNTPCVSFQENVVLNYEYDGNTYALWVQDVALYNTSNGYIIFFDNIWNSTKPEANVTAVAGNGNLSYSYSDGVYFYYDWAYTPGSFVQLTTSKILFLVNVTTNQYGQPVIYFWYNDGYGWVNYDQVTVTNVAYATNVYFLVDGYQYTGSGNYYDAEMVMGGPGSGSSATVYNANVDFLLEYWNGNNFQEVRNAYNFGSDTAETVSNVNVQYYHYYVGGWPIAYLSAGSGSLGPLWSQDSTSTLVVDTNTNSGYIYVYNDAYSYQTAQNYMSFFEVPFSGSQVTLTLYPMTYAILVYNSNGVMVGEANVGLSQGENSVTGVTNFAVIPQTNSVDLDQGTSTTIYLDIEAYGTVSLSVTSPNGISVQYPGSVNVQGSDTIPLTISDSAPPGSYSLVINASLFPGFYKAIYIPITVASTLLSLNLGYSVNGEAPPSTPTITLSFPNGTSLSIPLRGVVKVPPGTEYQVQQSIMMGNTRWSTDEQTTGVISSSGSLTLVYYEQYLVTFNFQVQGGFGYSVPTFTYTSFGQTRQATAPTTVWADVNSNYQFPAQLQSQVQGERWVTQEGSGTVSSPGNLTVYYQNQYYLQLSSPIPVYALINGENSTLLSGWFDQGTTIQVENITYYVTPGEREVMTGVSTPLTFTVNFPEDVRVSTVTQYYLQLSSPIPVYALINGENSTLLSGWFDQGTTIQVENITYYVTPGEREVISRISPGQFILNSSTTITVKTFTQYFVNVTSPIPVKAYLNNSEVTLTPSWINAGTSIRVINYTYNVSPQERLVIVKVNPESSITLTSPLNLSLVTVKQYLVSINGVSKFLNQGTIVKLNASVPFYDVAHFEGTYNVPAGTSLLVNQSVTEVLVITPNYPVVVGIPMTAIVVGLAIFLWRRSVSSRSHKGGQPP from the coding sequence ATGAAGAATAGTATAGTTGTAGTTATTTTCATTCTCATCGTGATAAGTATAATACAACCAAGTCAAGCCTGGTCAAACGTTTCGGTGGAACATTATAACGTAACGAACTATGTTGCATCTATACCTAGAGAAAACGTTTCTTTGGCGAATAAATACAATGCTAACGGAGTTAATATTTACGGATCCTATTCCAGTGAACCCGCACCTATGGGTATAGCCGACTATGGGATTTCCCCCAACGGGCCGTTTGAAAGGACTACGACTCGGTGGCTGGGTGAGGTTTTGGTGAACTCTCTCCAGGCTGAGAGTACTTTTAATACGCCATGTGTTTCGTTTCAGGAGAACGTAGTACTGAATTACGAATACGACGGTAATACGTATGCACTTTGGGTTCAGGACGTAGCTCTTTATAATACGTCTAATGGTTATATCATCTTTTTTGATAATATATGGAACTCCACGAAACCTGAAGCCAACGTGACTGCTGTTGCAGGAAACGGTAACCTCAGCTATAGTTATAGCGATGGCGTCTATTTTTATTATGATTGGGCCTATACACCAGGCTCTTTTGTACAGTTAACGACATCAAAGATTCTCTTCCTTGTTAACGTGACCACAAATCAATACGGGCAACCGGTGATCTACTTCTGGTACAACGATGGTTACGGTTGGGTGAACTATGACCAAGTGACTGTGACAAATGTGGCCTATGCTACTAACGTTTATTTCCTCGTTGATGGATATCAATACACGGGCTCCGGAAACTATTACGATGCGGAGATGGTGATGGGAGGACCCGGCAGTGGATCTTCTGCAACAGTCTATAACGCTAATGTGGACTTCCTCCTAGAGTACTGGAACGGAAACAATTTCCAGGAAGTGAGGAACGCATACAATTTTGGATCGGATACTGCAGAGACCGTGAGCAACGTGAATGTACAATACTATCATTACTATGTAGGTGGTTGGCCTATTGCCTACCTTAGTGCAGGCTCTGGATCCTTAGGACCGCTCTGGAGCCAAGACAGTACCTCCACACTCGTCGTAGATACCAATACCAACTCTGGTTACATTTACGTCTATAACGACGCATACTCTTATCAGACTGCCCAGAATTACATGTCCTTTTTCGAGGTTCCATTCAGTGGGAGCCAGGTAACTCTGACACTCTACCCAATGACTTACGCCATCTTGGTCTACAACAGCAATGGGGTAATGGTGGGCGAAGCCAATGTTGGTCTATCTCAAGGTGAGAACTCTGTGACCGGAGTGACTAACTTTGCCGTGATCCCTCAGACCAACTCGGTGGATCTTGACCAGGGTACTTCTACGACGATCTACCTTGATATCGAGGCTTACGGTACCGTAAGCCTCTCCGTAACCTCGCCTAACGGAATTTCGGTTCAATATCCAGGTTCCGTTAACGTTCAGGGATCAGATACCATCCCATTAACCATTTCGGATAGTGCCCCTCCAGGTTCCTACTCCCTAGTTATCAATGCCTCCCTCTTTCCAGGTTTTTACAAGGCGATCTATATTCCCATTACTGTAGCATCCACCCTCCTTAGCCTAAATTTAGGCTATTCAGTAAATGGAGAGGCTCCTCCCTCAACCCCTACTATAACTCTTAGCTTTCCCAATGGGACTTCCCTATCGATCCCACTCAGGGGAGTTGTGAAAGTCCCTCCAGGCACGGAGTACCAGGTCCAGCAGTCGATCATGATGGGCAACACTAGGTGGAGTACCGACGAACAGACCACGGGGGTGATATCCTCTTCTGGTTCCTTGACCTTGGTTTATTATGAACAGTATCTAGTTACCTTCAACTTCCAGGTCCAAGGTGGATTCGGCTACTCCGTCCCTACCTTCACCTACACAAGTTTCGGTCAAACGAGGCAAGCTACTGCACCTACAACCGTGTGGGCAGATGTCAACAGCAACTATCAATTTCCAGCTCAGCTTCAGTCCCAAGTACAGGGAGAGAGATGGGTTACTCAAGAGGGTTCAGGGACCGTGAGTTCTCCAGGAAACCTCACCGTCTACTACCAGAATCAGTACTACCTACAGCTGTCCTCCCCTATCCCAGTCTACGCCCTGATTAACGGTGAGAACTCCACGCTCCTCTCGGGATGGTTCGACCAAGGCACCACGATTCAGGTGGAGAACATAACGTACTACGTCACTCCTGGGGAGAGGGAGGTCATGACGGGGGTATCCACTCCACTCACCTTTACCGTGAACTTCCCAGAGGACGTAAGGGTCTCCACCGTGACCCAGTACTACCTACAGCTGTCCTCCCCTATCCCAGTCTACGCCCTGATTAACGGTGAGAACTCCACGCTCCTCTCGGGATGGTTCGACCAAGGCACCACGATTCAGGTGGAGAACATAACGTACTACGTCACTCCTGGGGAGAGGGAGGTCATAAGTCGAATCTCCCCAGGCCAGTTTATCCTGAATTCCTCTACAACGATTACCGTCAAGACCTTTACCCAATATTTCGTAAATGTGACATCACCTATTCCAGTCAAAGCTTACCTTAACAACTCGGAGGTGACCTTAACTCCTTCCTGGATCAATGCGGGGACGTCCATAAGGGTGATAAATTACACCTATAACGTGAGCCCGCAAGAGAGATTAGTCATTGTCAAGGTGAACCCTGAATCCTCCATCACCTTGACATCACCACTGAATCTGAGTCTGGTTACAGTGAAGCAATACCTAGTTTCAATAAATGGAGTGTCTAAGTTCCTGAATCAGGGAACTATAGTCAAGCTAAACGCCAGCGTTCCGTTTTACGACGTGGCCCATTTTGAGGGAACCTACAACGTTCCTGCAGGGACAAGCCTGTTGGTTAACCAGTCCGTAACTGAAGTCCTAGTCATCACACCGAACTACCCAGTAGTTGTGGGGATACCTATGACTGCCATCGTCGTCGGTTTAGCGATATTCTTATGGAGGAGGTCAGTGAGTAGCAGGTCTCATAAAGGAGGGCAACCCCCATGA
- a CDS encoding transposase: protein MELSTVNEVTLYGVRIMELVEGPGKISLTLVPKILSDDALLNKPAQEIERMAREEAERISPNYQRGKDVKRKGYASYRFLKGFKIVMDERETKYELEWISVKLPVLYGEGRVRTQVEETLLREERKVFASLMLVYSVKGGKLNAKLWMPEIETGNDFKYVIVDGKYVKLKGRKAVLLVAMGVTREGKRAVLEVIISEAEDAIAYWSLLVRVWKKTSFVLVVADGIKALDRAISLELNVGRQGCLVHLKRTTKEEREALDAITSSAELGKIKPETNPTLLSYLIADKKLWKWLKSNNLVESFNSLLERRRFGLFHSPWRILQLARAIALYYNLFTYFLITVIILQSSSFLSLYPKYTQ from the coding sequence ATGGAACTGTCAACTGTGAATGAGGTAACCCTCTACGGGGTCCGGATTATGGAGCTCGTAGAGGGACCTGGGAAGATATCCCTCACGCTCGTCCCCAAGATATTATCCGATGACGCCTTATTAAACAAACCGGCCCAGGAGATCGAGAGGATGGCGAGGGAGGAAGCTGAGAGGATTAGTCCCAACTACCAGAGGGGTAAGGATGTGAAGAGGAAGGGTTACGCGAGCTACAGGTTCCTGAAGGGGTTCAAGATCGTGATGGACGAGAGGGAGACGAAGTACGAGTTGGAGTGGATATCGGTGAAGCTGCCCGTGCTTTACGGTGAAGGGAGGGTGAGGACCCAGGTCGAGGAGACTCTGTTAAGGGAGGAAAGGAAGGTCTTCGCGTCCTTAATGTTGGTCTACTCGGTGAAGGGAGGCAAGTTGAACGCCAAGCTCTGGATGCCCGAGATTGAAACGGGCAACGACTTCAAGTACGTTATAGTTGACGGGAAGTACGTGAAGCTCAAGGGACGAAAGGCGGTCCTCCTCGTGGCTATGGGCGTGACACGGGAGGGAAAGAGGGCGGTCCTCGAGGTCATCATAAGCGAGGCTGAGGACGCCATAGCCTATTGGAGTCTCCTGGTCAGGGTCTGGAAGAAGACCAGCTTCGTCCTGGTGGTAGCTGACGGGATCAAGGCCTTGGACAGGGCGATCTCCCTTGAACTTAACGTGGGGAGGCAGGGCTGCCTGGTCCACCTCAAGCGTACGACCAAGGAGGAAAGGGAGGCTTTAGACGCGATCACCTCGTCAGCCGAGCTCGGCAAGATTAAGCCCGAGACCAACCCAACCCTTCTAAGCTACCTCATCGCCGACAAGAAGCTCTGGAAGTGGCTTAAGTCCAACAACCTGGTCGAGTCCTTCAACTCCCTCCTGGAGAGGAGGAGGTTCGGGTTGTTTCACTCTCCCTGGAGGATACTACAGCTCGCGCGGGCCATAGCGCTCTACTACAACCTATTCACCTATTTTCTCATCACTGTAATAATATTACAGTCTTCTTCATTCCTCTCACTTTATCCGAAATATACCCAATAA